A portion of the Pseudomonas protegens CHA0 genome contains these proteins:
- the pseB gene encoding UDP-N-acetylglucosamine 4,6-dehydratase (inverting), whose protein sequence is MFNGKSIFISGGTGSFGRNFIRRLLEQYQPKRVVVFSRDELKQYEMQQTFNAPCMRYFLGDVRDAERLRQAMRGIDYVVHAAALKQVPAAEYNPTECIRTNVNGAENIIAAAIDNGVQKVVALSTDKAASPINLYGATKLLSDKLFVAANNIAGEQATRFAVVRYGNVAGSRGSVVPFFSQLIAKGATELPITDERMTRFWITLDHGVQFVLDSFARMHGGEIFVPKIPSIRIVDLALGMAAHLPHKEVGIRPGEKLHELMVPLDDARMTLEFDDHYTIQPSIRFTSVNVDFAVDGKGERGVSVAEDFEYRSDTNPEFLSVGQIAELHTGIAP, encoded by the coding sequence ATGTTCAACGGCAAATCCATTTTCATTTCCGGTGGCACCGGCTCCTTCGGGCGCAACTTCATTCGACGCCTGCTGGAGCAGTATCAGCCCAAGCGGGTCGTGGTGTTCTCTCGCGATGAGCTCAAGCAGTACGAGATGCAGCAGACCTTCAATGCGCCCTGCATGCGTTACTTCCTCGGCGATGTTCGCGATGCCGAGCGCTTGCGCCAGGCGATGCGGGGTATCGACTATGTGGTGCATGCCGCGGCGCTGAAACAGGTGCCGGCGGCCGAATACAACCCCACGGAGTGCATTCGCACCAACGTCAATGGCGCTGAAAACATCATTGCTGCGGCCATCGACAACGGGGTACAGAAGGTCGTTGCCTTGTCCACCGACAAGGCTGCGAGCCCGATCAACCTGTATGGCGCCACCAAGCTGCTGTCGGACAAGCTGTTCGTGGCGGCGAACAACATCGCGGGTGAGCAGGCCACTCGATTTGCCGTGGTGCGCTATGGCAACGTTGCAGGTTCCCGAGGTTCAGTGGTGCCGTTCTTCAGCCAGCTGATTGCCAAGGGTGCAACGGAGCTGCCCATTACCGATGAGCGCATGACCCGCTTCTGGATCACCCTGGACCACGGGGTGCAATTTGTTCTGGACAGCTTCGCGCGGATGCACGGCGGGGAGATTTTCGTGCCGAAGATTCCGTCGATCCGCATCGTCGATCTGGCCTTGGGGATGGCCGCGCACTTGCCACACAAAGAGGTGGGGATTCGTCCGGGGGAGAAGCTCCATGAGTTGATGGTGCCTCTGGATGATGCGCGCATGACCCTGGAGTTCGACGATCACTACACGATCCAGCCCTCCATCCGCTTTACCAGCGTCAACGTTGATTTTGCCGTGGACGGCAAGGGCGAGCGGGGCGTTTCTGTGGCCGAGGATTTCGAGTATCGCTCCGATACCAATCCGGAGTTTCTGTCGGTCGGGCAGATAGCCGAACTGCACACCGGGATCGCACCATGA
- the pseC gene encoding UDP-4-amino-4,6-dideoxy-N-acetyl-beta-L-altrosamine transaminase, translating into MIPYGRQSLDQEDIDAVLGVLHSDWLTQGPTIESFEQAMATVCKAAYGVAVCNATAALHIACLAAGLGPGDRLWTTPNTFLASANCGRYCGADVDFVDIDPRTWNLDAEALALKLQAAEASGALPKVVIAVAFSGQSCDMRRLAELAECYAFTLIEDASHAVGASYAGRPVGCGEFAAMTVFSFHPVKIITSAEGGMVMTNSPELADHLRRLRSHGMTRDPAQMVGQSHGPWYYQQVELGFNYRMTDLQAALGRSQLNKLPGFLQRRRYLAERYQHLLQGLPLSLPQAQPDAHSAWHLYVVRLQLQHIKHSHREVFEGLRKAGIGVNLHYIPVHLQPYYRDLGFAEGDFPEAERYYAQAVSLPMYPGLTDDQQDYVVQQLRHWIQEL; encoded by the coding sequence ATGATTCCTTATGGTCGCCAAAGCCTTGACCAGGAGGATATCGATGCCGTGCTGGGGGTCTTGCACTCCGACTGGTTGACCCAGGGGCCAACAATCGAGTCTTTCGAGCAGGCAATGGCGACCGTCTGCAAGGCAGCCTATGGCGTAGCGGTGTGCAACGCCACTGCCGCCTTGCATATTGCTTGCCTGGCGGCGGGCCTGGGGCCGGGCGATAGGTTATGGACCACTCCTAACACGTTCCTCGCGTCGGCCAACTGTGGTCGTTACTGTGGTGCGGATGTGGACTTTGTCGATATCGATCCGCGGACCTGGAACCTCGACGCCGAGGCATTGGCCCTCAAGCTGCAAGCGGCCGAGGCCAGCGGGGCATTACCCAAGGTGGTGATCGCGGTGGCGTTCTCGGGGCAGAGCTGTGATATGCGACGCCTGGCGGAACTGGCCGAGTGTTATGCCTTCACCTTGATCGAGGATGCCTCCCACGCGGTGGGCGCCAGCTATGCGGGGCGTCCGGTTGGCTGTGGAGAATTCGCTGCGATGACGGTGTTCAGCTTTCATCCGGTGAAGATCATCACCAGTGCCGAAGGTGGAATGGTCATGACCAATAGCCCGGAGCTGGCGGATCATCTGCGTCGTCTGCGTAGCCATGGCATGACCCGCGACCCGGCGCAGATGGTGGGCCAGAGCCATGGCCCATGGTATTACCAGCAGGTCGAACTGGGCTTCAACTACCGCATGACCGATCTTCAGGCGGCGCTCGGGCGTTCGCAGTTGAATAAGCTACCGGGCTTTTTACAACGCCGGCGTTATCTTGCAGAGCGTTATCAGCATCTGTTGCAGGGCCTGCCGTTGAGCCTGCCCCAGGCTCAACCTGATGCTCACTCGGCCTGGCACCTGTATGTCGTGCGCTTGCAACTCCAGCACATCAAACACTCGCACCGTGAGGTCTTCGAGGGGCTGCGCAAGGCTGGGATCGGAGTCAACCTGCATTACATCCCAGTGCACCTGCAACCCTACTACCGGGATCTGGGTTTTGCTGAGGGTGATTTCCCCGAGGCGGAGCGTTATTACGCCCAGGCCGTCAGTTTGCCGATGTATCCCGGGCTGACGGATGACCAGCAGGACTACGTTGTACAGCAATTGCGACATTGGATTCAGGAGCTGTAG
- the pseF gene encoding pseudaminic acid cytidylyltransferase, which yields MSSIAIIPARGGSKRIARKNLKPFDGVPMLARSIDKALGSGLFQRVVVSTDDPEIAELAIACGAEVPFVRPQALADDFTGTAAVIVHALQALRELGQQFEYACCIYATAPLLQLRFLRQGLALLEQHQDRSFAFSVCSFGFPVQRALTLDEQGALGALYPEFSQARSQDLPVAYQDAAQFYWGRSQAWLEGEALFSSRSLPVILPRHLVQDIDTEEDWRRAQYLYAALKAAGELE from the coding sequence ATGAGCTCGATCGCGATTATCCCCGCCCGAGGTGGCAGCAAGCGAATTGCGAGGAAGAACCTCAAGCCCTTCGATGGCGTGCCGATGCTCGCCCGTTCTATCGATAAGGCGCTGGGTTCGGGGTTGTTCCAGCGCGTGGTGGTCAGCACCGACGATCCCGAGATCGCCGAGCTGGCCATTGCCTGTGGCGCAGAGGTGCCTTTTGTCCGACCGCAGGCTCTGGCGGATGACTTCACCGGCACTGCGGCGGTGATCGTGCATGCCTTGCAAGCGTTGCGGGAGCTGGGGCAGCAATTCGAATATGCCTGTTGCATCTATGCCACCGCCCCCCTGTTGCAACTGCGTTTTTTGCGCCAGGGGCTGGCGTTGCTGGAGCAGCATCAGGACAGGTCGTTTGCCTTTTCGGTGTGCAGTTTTGGTTTTCCGGTGCAACGGGCGCTGACGCTCGACGAGCAGGGCGCTCTGGGCGCGCTGTATCCGGAGTTCAGTCAGGCCCGCTCCCAGGATTTGCCCGTGGCCTATCAGGATGCGGCGCAGTTCTACTGGGGTAGAAGCCAGGCCTGGCTGGAGGGGGAGGCGTTGTTCTCTTCTCGCAGCTTGCCGGTGATCCTGCCGCGTCACCTGGTTCAGGATATCGACACCGAAGAGGATTGGCGGCGGGCGCAATACCTGTACGCCGCGCTCAAGGCCGCAGGAGAGCTGGAGTGA
- the pseG gene encoding UDP-2,4-diacetamido-2,4,6-trideoxy-beta-L-altropyranose hydrolase: protein MRVLIRADASPAIGSGHVARCLTLAQVLRQQGAEVAFACRRLPGNRLAALQAEGFPTVALPEFYTDENPRLGIEAPLPWQADIAALQEALVDQPAFDWVLVDHYGLDHQWQSAARRWAPRIAAIDDLANRRHAADLLLDQNFSGSAEAYAGLYGTQCRTLFGPHFALLREEFRRPPILIRPQAQRLLVNFGGFDAAGQTHKAMLELADLHELQVDFVAGSGNPDWQAMQMLAADRPNWHLHSYVNDFAGLLAEADLCLGAGGGTSWERAVLGVPTLCITVAGNQQANARLLAEAGAHLYLGPCEQVEVGQLRDAVKLMLGNPGLRHSLAARARKLVDGLGSQRVAAALFAAAVRLRPATLDDARLLFDGRNSDLVRRWSQQPEAIDWWNHVQWLEACLSDPQCLLLIAELPDGPLGMLRYDREGGQAEVSIYLFAGRFGLGWGQVLLEQGEACLLRHWPDVQRLRAQVLSNNQVSLSLFRRAGYRQGACEFTRMLKEHLDD, encoded by the coding sequence GTGAGGGTGCTGATCCGGGCTGACGCCTCGCCGGCGATCGGCAGCGGCCACGTGGCCCGCTGCCTGACCCTGGCTCAGGTGTTGCGCCAGCAGGGGGCCGAAGTTGCATTCGCCTGCCGTCGCCTGCCCGGCAATCGCTTGGCGGCCTTGCAAGCTGAAGGTTTTCCGACCGTTGCACTGCCTGAGTTCTATACCGATGAGAACCCTCGGTTGGGTATCGAAGCGCCCTTGCCCTGGCAGGCCGATATCGCGGCACTGCAGGAAGCCCTGGTAGATCAGCCGGCCTTCGACTGGGTGCTGGTGGATCACTACGGCCTTGATCATCAGTGGCAAAGCGCCGCTCGCCGATGGGCGCCGCGGATCGCCGCGATCGATGATCTGGCCAACCGCCGGCATGCCGCAGATCTGTTGCTGGACCAGAACTTCAGTGGTTCGGCCGAGGCGTATGCCGGGTTGTACGGCACACAGTGCCGGACCTTGTTCGGGCCGCACTTTGCCTTGCTGCGTGAGGAGTTCCGGCGCCCTCCGATCCTGATTCGGCCGCAGGCCCAGCGGCTGCTGGTGAACTTTGGAGGTTTTGATGCTGCCGGCCAGACCCACAAGGCCATGCTGGAGCTGGCGGACCTGCATGAACTGCAGGTGGATTTTGTTGCTGGCAGTGGCAACCCGGATTGGCAGGCCATGCAGATGCTGGCAGCAGACCGGCCGAACTGGCACTTGCACAGTTATGTGAACGACTTCGCCGGGTTGCTGGCCGAAGCAGACCTGTGCCTGGGGGCCGGGGGCGGTACCAGTTGGGAGCGTGCGGTGCTGGGCGTGCCTACGTTGTGCATCACCGTGGCCGGCAATCAGCAGGCCAATGCCCGGCTGTTGGCTGAAGCGGGTGCCCACTTGTACCTGGGGCCTTGTGAGCAGGTGGAAGTCGGACAACTGCGCGATGCCGTGAAGCTCATGCTGGGCAACCCTGGGCTGCGCCATAGCCTGGCTGCTCGTGCCCGGAAACTGGTCGATGGCCTGGGCTCGCAGCGGGTGGCCGCGGCGCTGTTCGCGGCGGCAGTTCGTCTGCGACCGGCGACCCTTGACGATGCCCGGCTGCTATTTGACGGGCGCAATAGTGATCTGGTCAGGCGCTGGTCGCAGCAGCCCGAGGCCATCGACTGGTGGAACCATGTGCAGTGGCTGGAGGCCTGTCTGAGCGACCCACAGTGTTTGCTGCTGATCGCCGAGTTGCCAGATGGCCCTCTGGGAATGCTGCGTTATGACCGGGAGGGAGGGCAGGCCGAGGTGTCGATCTACCTGTTTGCCGGACGCTTCGGCCTAGGCTGGGGGCAGGTTCTACTGGAGCAGGGGGAGGCCTGCCTGCTGCGCCATTGGCCCGATGTGCAGCGCCTGCGGGCACAGGTCCTGTCGAATAACCAAGTGTCGCTGAGTTTGTTTCGCCGGGCTGGCTATCGCCAAGGCGCCTGCGAATTCACCCGTATGTTGAAGGAACATCTGGATGACTAG